The segment TTCGGtaaggttggcatgcgctacttccaccgcctccGTAACaaattctactgccccaccgtcaacgtcgaccgcctctggtccctcgtaCCTGACGACGTCAAGGAGGCCGCCGCGGCCGCCGCCAGTAGCTCCGCCCCGATGATCGACGTCACTCAGTTCGGGTACTTCAAGGTGCTCGGCAAGGGGATGATGCCCCCCTCCTTCCCCGTTGTCGTGAAGGCCAAGCTCGTGTCCAAGATCGCCGAGAAGAAAATCAAGGCCGCCGGCGGCGCCGTCGTGCTCACCGCCTAATGGTCAGTTTTGACCAGATCTTAGTCTTTTTACCCTTTTTTTGTCTTTCGGAACTTGTCTCTCTTTATTTTGGTCGGTTGAAGGAGTGGATTTTAGATCAGAAAgctggtttttatttgaatctgGACGTGTTCGAACTTGAATTTTTCATCCAATTGTTAAGGATTGATACATGTTTAGATTAATGAAGCGGGTAAGTATTGATCCATTTACTCGATGTTTTGATGGAGTTGTTGCAAGCTTCGATATTGATTTTTTGTTAGCTTTGATATCTAATGATGTTTTTCATAGATTGCTATAACAAACATTTGAAGGATATGTGAGATAGTTTTTGGGTCCATCAATGCGAATGTTCCGCATATGGTATTGCTGTCCAAATAATTATAAGGTTCGTGATGGTGGATATAGAATTTCTGATCATAAATTCTCGGTGTATTTATGTGTGCACATGCAAGGTTGGATTACACACTTTACCTTGACTCACTGTAAATTAACGattcaagattaattatggaCTATTCAAATTTAAGATTCGAAGTATTGAACATGATCTAcactatcaaaaatatttaaaatcaaaGTTTATGTATTTTGATTGTCTTTATAAtcattaaatagatatttttgaaataGACGGTTTTTATGGTTTGCTATTATATTTTACTATGATATAATCATCAAAATGTAATGTATTTAAATTTACCCATGTTTTATCATGTGTAGATAATAATCCATAAAGTATATTCTGAATTTATATGTCATATCATGTAACTTAGTATACTATTGGAATTGAtgctatttatttttatacttatttgatgcatagattagagactactaaaatttatgaattttgtttttttggtattttttataaaATGTAGATTATGTTAATGGATCATCTGCTGGTGCTGGTGGCAGTGATGTGGAGAATTGGGTATTGGGCAGTATTGTTTTGTAGCCTTCCAGGTGGTTGGagtcaactcttctttcctaggttGGAGTAGCTGGTTGAACTATGAGTTGCAAAAGTTGTGGACTATTATTTTATCTCCATCTAAGGGATAGTTCTCTGTTGTATCTTTATAGTTGTGGCTTAGCCTTTTATATATTgtggatagttttttttttttttttttttttttttttttttttttttaatgtgagaAATTCAAATACAAATGGTGCCAAACATTTAATTGAGTTTAAGCATTCTTATCAGACTTTCAAGCAAATTTCTTGAATGCTTTATAACCTATATTGTCTTTGGGTTTATTATTGAGGTCCATAATGATAACATGTGCATCATCTTGTGCATTCAAGTTTGTTTGATTTTCCATGCATGTATTTCAGTCTAGGAATATGTCCAGCTTAGGGTGGGTTTTGTGGAAACTTAATTCAGCTCTTTTTTGAGCCAACCAAATGCTCTAAGTGAGCTTTTTCTGGAATGATTGAGTTTGGATGCTCAGTTACGGGCAACCAAACAGGCCCTTAGCTTGTTCTGCACATTTTCAATCTAGAGCTAATGAATACTCATTGGTCTTCTCTCTATACTTTAATGCATTTTCCAGTCTTATGTCTTCTCTAAATTGTTATATGCTGATCATAGCTGTTACCATCTGTCAAcactttcagcatagtatcaagaTGTTAGGTATATCTGAAGAACTCTTAAATCTATGTCTTGTGGTTAGAAGTTTAGGCTTGCTATTCTGTATATTCTAGCAaaagtctttttctttttcttttttaaataataatccgGAATGCCAATCAGAGAATAAGTTCTATCGTTGTAAGTTATGAAAGCCTAGGTAAGTTATCTGCACAAATTCAGCAATATGCTATTTCATGTTATGATACTATGATATTGGGTCAAGGCTCAGGAAGCCGCCatgtttttgaaatttttatttgaacTTGTAAATTGTTTCGTCACTTCATGCTCTGCTAGAAACTTATTTTAAACCATCCTGCTGTTTTTAGCTCTATATTTAAAATGTTGATGCCGTAGTTTCAAAATAATCTCCTCATCCCTCCAACGCCATCCAGCTACCTAATTGTTTTTAATACAATATATCGTATGTATTTTAAGAGTTATATGCAGGTGTTTGAGTTGTATTTTTACGCCTGCTCTAGACATGGAAAGTTTGTAGAGGGTGAAAGTTTTATCACTTCATAAAAGGCTGCTTGTGTACATATTAAGAGTGGAATCATTAAAGTGACAGATTATAGTTAAATTATGTTTGATGAAATGATAATATCTTTATGATGACTTTGatattcttctttatttatgtttTGTggtcaaataataatttttttcggaCTTAATTATCCGAATCAATCAAACATTAGTTCAAGCTGGAATCAATCTGGAGTGCAAGCTTGAACTGACTGGGTTTGAATCGGCTTTCACTGGATCAGTGGATCCACCAAAACTATATATCCATCATTTAGCAACTTTTGTGTGACATGCATTATTCTATCATGGTATTGCATGCTGACGTGGCCAAATATGATGGTTAAGGTGAGGCGACACACGAGCAGTCACAAATCCAGAATTTTTTTTTGGGATACACGGCAATGTAACACTTCGTATCACTACGGGGTTTCACTCTCACCTGCCTAAGCTCAAGCGGCTGAATTCATCGTGTCAGTGATCTTTGCGGGGCGGTATTCTTTTCTCGCGAGATGGCATCCGAAGCACACGGTTCGTGTGAATAAGGGTCCGTGGACTCCCCACTACGTATACGCCCGCTCTCTGTGTCACACATCCAAACATCGGtggttttttttcctttttgatgcAGTGTTTTAGTGATGCCTGGTTGTTGGTCCAATCTTCTGCAACTTGCGCAAAATCTTGTAAATTATACAAATTCTCTCTGCCAACAACTGTTTAGTTTAATTGTATGCACAGGAACATATCTCATGCTGCAGTTGCTGTATTAGGatgataaaatcaaaaaatctatggTCCACGTCGATCTCCCCCTTCAACTCCCATTtctattgataaaaaaaaaaagaaggtagaTCATGATAGTGTTACCTAGGTGCATTCACATGTGATATACTGCATCCAATTTTCCTGGACAAGATCAGGACCAGCGGTTCGTGTGCCTTATGCCGCGGACATGGCATCACTGTAGACGTGCTTTTGTCTCTTACTGCGATACCATGATTAGAAGATGATTTTATTTAGGAGGAGTGAGCATGAAGTATTGTATACTGTCCTGCAAATTGTCTTGCAAGGAGAgtagcaaaattatatatttgACTCTTCCCATGCAGAAAGCTTTTATGATCTTTATAATAATATTGCTCaattaaagttttaaaatttaagtCAAATTAAAATATGGAATGAATCAAGTCTAACCATGGTTTAATTGCATGATGTCAACATCTTAAGCACCAAGCTCCATGAATTGTGCAAAGTGAAATACTCCATTTATACCTCGCATCAGAGCTAACAAGTTTCTTCTGGCCTTTTTCAATGCAACaatttactattttatttctCATAAATTAGGTCTTCCATAAGCATGTTTCAAGTGCAATAGAATCATCGGCTTCAGTATTTGATCTATTATTCATGTTGCACTCTATCACAGATGCTAA is part of the Elaeis guineensis isolate ETL-2024a chromosome 15, EG11, whole genome shotgun sequence genome and harbors:
- the LOC105058623 gene encoding large ribosomal subunit protein uL15x; the encoded protein is MTTRFKKNRKKRGHVSAGHGRIGKHRKHPGGRGNAGGMHHHRILFDKYHPGYFGKVGMRYFHRLRNKFYCPTVNVDRLWSLVPDDVKEAAAAAASSSAPMIDVTQFGYFKVLGKGMMPPSFPVVVKAKLVSKIAEKKIKAAGGAVVLTA